The sequence below is a genomic window from Gammaproteobacteria bacterium.
CGGCGATAGCAAGCGCTGCAGAAGCACCGCAGATACCCACTGCCCCGCCGGATAATGCCCCAAAGTGCTTACTGAGGCCCGCCAGGCGGGCTATTAGAAAACCGAACAGAAGGGTGGTCAGGACCGCTAGAAACAGTAGAAAAATTGGCCTGGCCCCCAGCGCCAGAATGTCTCCCAGCACGATGCGAAAACCCAGCAGAGCGACCCCGATCCGCAACAGAGTGCGCCCACTGAAGGCGATACCAGGGATTGTCCTCTGATCGTCTGCGATAAAGTTGAGCGACATGCCCAGCAACAGGGCGAACAGCATGGCGGGTGCGCCATAGTGTTCACTCAAAAAGCCGGCTGCAAAACCAATAACTATGCTTATCGAAAGGCCCGGAATAATGGGTGATAACCTACTTTTTATGTTCATGTGGTGGTCCAATGGGAAGCGCATTTGTGGCTGCTGATCTTTACGTATCCACTGGCGTTTGCATGCCCTGGCGGGAGGATCAGCTTGCTGAATACAAAGTACTCTTCTGCTCAGGGGTCCTATGTGGATTAATTTTCACTCTTGATATTCTTCGGGTGATAACGCCACAGCAGGTAAACGAGCACGAAAAGGATCGGTATGTCGGCCCACATGTGCGGCATCTCGTGCTCCCACATCATCAGCGTCTGGCCGATCATGAGCAGAGCATGCAGCAGATTGGCGATGATGCCAAAATCGAATAACAGCCCGGCATCTCTCGGGTTTTTCGCCTCGCGCACCAGCAGGTAGCACCAGGCGATATACAACATGAGCATCATCCACAGATAGGGATGGTATTGGGTGCCTTCCTCGATGCCCCAGACAAAGCCGTGGGGATAGGAGACCAAAAAAACCATCAGTGCGGGAATCAACCCCCAGCCCACGACACGCATTAACGTGGAAGTGGCATTAGCAGTTACTGTCATGGCGTATACCAGATAGGGGAGGTGTAAGCTCGCTCCGTGACCGTCATCGGTACGTGGTCCGGCATCTTCACGCCGAATCGCTTGGCATCGTACGCGGTCCAGCGCGGCGTGGGGATCTCAATAACCCTGACGTAGTAAAACGCCCGCTGCGCTGGATTGAAGTCCGGATCCTCCCAATAGGCCATGAGCAAGGCATCGCCAATGGAGTTCGTATAACTCGCGTTCTGAATGTCAACAGTGTTTCCCACCGGGGTCTCGCACCGGCCATTTGCGCCGGTTTTACGGCCGTCGGAGACGGCGACATCGTGGATGCGCTCATGAGTCACGCCCTTTTTATCCATCCAGCCCTTGATGATCTGGATACGGTCCAGATTGGCGCCGTCAGGATCCCTCAGTGCCCGTACCATAAAGCCAGGAGCCTTTCCGGGAGGGGCATCCGTCAAATCCCCGCCCATCGGTACGCCGCGGCCATAACCATGCGCTGCAAAATCAGGCCGCTCGACCTCGTCAGCCGCGAAATCCCAGCCGGCAAAGACGCGCACGCCGACGCGGGTTCCGGTTGTTGCGTAAACCTCCTTGCGCACCATGGCATCAAATAGTTCCTCCCGCGTGTTTTCACGCGCCCACACTGCAGCGAGGCCCGAGGCCTGTTCCATCCATCCACCGCCGGTCTTTCGCCCGTCCGGCATGACGAGCATCGAGTGCTTCCACCGCTCGGGACTCGGTTCGCTCGTCGGCAGCTTGCCGAAGAAGTTCTCCTCCCGAGTGGTCGACATCCCGATGTGCGAATCGGTGCTGCCGATCATGCCGAACTTGAAGGGGTTTACTCCTAGGGCGTCGTGGAACTTCAGGCCCAACCGGAGAGCGGAGCGGGCGTATTCGTACTGCAGCATCCAGTCTTCCTTCGGGACGGAGGGATTGGCGAAGTTGCCGAAATCCCAGCGCTCGTAGTCCGCAAACTCATCATCGGTCGACAGGAAAGGATGTGTTTCGCTGTCGCCTTTCGACTGGGTGACCTCGAAGAGCGGCTCCCAGCGCATTCTAGCTTGGGCGTAGGCTTTGCTCAGCCGCTTCTTTTTGAGGGTCCTTTTGGCGAACATCAGGCCGTTGCTGGCGTTGCCGTTGTGGGGGATGGCCAGCACCTGACCTCCCGTTTTCTCCTCGTAGTCAGCCAAGTATCGCCAAAGGTCCTCGGGATCATCGCTGTCGAACGCGGAAAAAGGCAGCACCTGCTTCACACGATCCGGTCCATCGCGGAAAATAACGACTCGGTGGAGGTTGTTGCCAGGGCCAGGCGCGGAGGTCCATTCGTAGCCGTTAAGGGCGGTAAACTTGCCGGGCTCATTGTACGTCGAGGCGATGTCGATCACTCGGTCCCATACGGAGCGCTTCAGCTTGTCGCTCTTGACCAACTCTTCACCTCGGGTAATGCTGAAGAAGACCTCGGAGGCAGCCTTGAAGCCCTCCGCCCTGCCTGCCCGGTACATGTCAAACCAGCGCTTGCCGTACTCCGTTGCCAGGAGTCCCGGTTCCGCCTTGCGAATTTGATCCGCAATGCCCAGGTATTCTGCATGGTCGGAAACGACAAGAAAATCGAAAGGACGCATTAATTTCGCGCGAAGGCCCGTATTGGAGATGACTTCTTCGCCACGCGCGAAACGAAACGAATCCTCCGGTCCGAGTCTGGTGCCCATCAAGCCACTGTCGAAAGAGAGAATGGTGTGATGGTGTGTGTCTCCCCAGAAAACGCGATTAGGAAAATGCTGATCGACATACGGCGAGTATGCCCTGGATTCCTCCAGCATGTGCCCCTCGTCGGGGGCCCATTCCTGGGCAGTGGCGACCTTTACTCCCGAAAAAAGTACGATGAGTGAGGTAAAGCTGATCATTCGCTTCATGATGG
It includes:
- a CDS encoding DUF3604 domain-containing protein, yielding MSIMKRMISFTSLIVLFSGVKVATAQEWAPDEGHMLEESRAYSPYVDQHFPNRVFWGDTHHHTILSFDSGLMGTRLGPEDSFRFARGEEVISNTGLRAKLMRPFDFLVVSDHAEYLGIADQIRKAEPGLLATEYGKRWFDMYRAGRAEGFKAASEVFFSITRGEELVKSDKLKRSVWDRVIDIASTYNEPGKFTALNGYEWTSAPGPGNNLHRVVIFRDGPDRVKQVLPFSAFDSDDPEDLWRYLADYEEKTGGQVLAIPHNGNASNGLMFAKRTLKKKRLSKAYAQARMRWEPLFEVTQSKGDSETHPFLSTDDEFADYERWDFGNFANPSVPKEDWMLQYEYARSALRLGLKFHDALGVNPFKFGMIGSTDSHIGMSTTREENFFGKLPTSEPSPERWKHSMLVMPDGRKTGGGWMEQASGLAAVWARENTREELFDAMVRKEVYATTGTRVGVRVFAGWDFAADEVERPDFAAHGYGRGVPMGGDLTDAPPGKAPGFMVRALRDPDGANLDRIQIIKGWMDKKGVTHERIHDVAVSDGRKTGANGRCETPVGNTVDIQNASYTNSIGDALLMAYWEDPDFNPAQRAFYYVRVIEIPTPRWTAYDAKRFGVKMPDHVPMTVTERAYTSPIWYTP
- a CDS encoding putative sulfate exporter family transporter — its product is MNIKSRLSPIIPGLSISIVIGFAAGFLSEHYGAPAMLFALLLGMSLNFIADDQRTIPGIAFSGRTLLRIGVALLGFRIVLGDILALGARPIFLLFLAVLTTLLFGFLIARLAGLSKHFGALSGGAVGICGASAALAIA